The Ramlibacter algicola genome segment GCTGCCGCGGGACGTGGACTACTGGCAGCAGCTGGTGCGCAACAGCGGCACTGCCGCGCGACCGGTCGCCGAGTTCCAGCCGCTGGTCGTGGGATCGCGCAAGCCGGGGACGCGCGTGGCCGTCGCCAGGAACACCGCGACGCCGGCGCTGCAGAAGGTCGTCGCCCGCCAGTGAGGCGGTGCACGCAGCCGACGCGTCAACGCGACACACCGCCGCGTTACAGCCACTCACGAGTGATACCGGATGGGCTGTCGTGGCATCCTAGGGATGCTCGCCGCCAAGGCGCATGGGAGCCGGACCCGCCGGCAGTGATGGAGGAGCGATGAAAAGCAAAGCAGTAGCCGCCGCGGCAATCGCGGTGGGCGCCCTGTGGGGCACGACGGCCCTGGCCGCGGAACCGGCCCGCGTGACGGCCAAGGAAGCGGAGACGATGGTGCGCAAGGGCGTGGCCTACATCAAGGCCACCCCGCGTGACAAGGCGATGGCCGACATCACCGACCCGAAGGGCGCCTTCGTGGACCGCGAGTTGTACCTGACCGTGTACGACATGAAGGGCAACGCGCTGGCGCACGGGGCGAACGCGAAGTTCGTGGGCAAGAACCTGATCGAGCTGCGCGACGGCAACGGCAAGGAGCACATCCGCGAGCGGATGGAGATGGCCAAGACCAAGTCCACGTTCTGGCAGGACTTCACCTTCCTGAACCCGGTGACCAAGAAGATCGAGCCGAAGCAGATGTACTGCGAGAAGACGCCCGACGAACTGGTCGTCTGCGGCGGCATCTACAAGCCCGCCTGACGGCATGTCCCCCGGGCGGCGCTGCCGCCCGGCCCTCCTGATCCCGGGT includes the following:
- a CDS encoding cache domain-containing protein, producing the protein MKSKAVAAAAIAVGALWGTTALAAEPARVTAKEAETMVRKGVAYIKATPRDKAMADITDPKGAFVDRELYLTVYDMKGNALAHGANAKFVGKNLIELRDGNGKEHIRERMEMAKTKSTFWQDFTFLNPVTKKIEPKQMYCEKTPDELVVCGGIYKPA